A single region of the Salvia miltiorrhiza cultivar Shanhuang (shh) chromosome 8, IMPLAD_Smil_shh, whole genome shotgun sequence genome encodes:
- the LOC130999779 gene encoding putative disease resistance RPP13-like protein 1, with protein MEGEAAAAVLQTLVQNLIDLSKKEISQIRGLRKDAEKLTKSLKTIQKFLNDAETRDITSGAVKDWLKKLEDVAFDADNVLDEVNYHILSKQIKATKPMKAKVLSPFSSSFNSIARPRKMAVRIQEINEKLASINEEATALGLREKLDNEPALVIAALETDSYTLDPIFIGRDDVESEIVEMITSSITTEQAVFILPIVGMGGLGKTTLTRKVFNHVKMEGRFGSRIWVDVSLDFDPIILFKKILKELTYFDQVESKQDILSKLKEALKDKTYLLVLDDVWNQDSLKWEDFMNSLLGVSCDKGNAIVITTRIMEVASIMNTIHIHELKGLLEEECWSIIREKAFGKKDVPSQFEAIGRKIARRCQGLPLAANIVGGVLHDKSEDKWRSIEEKWLSPNEGGDNITEILRLSFDNLSPPFLKKCFAYCAMFPKGSEIIKQELIEMWMAEGFLQADGRDDMESMGELFINILLHNSLLQVLWGDYYGMHDLVHDFACFVSGGSSRVRYMTLGDNYCGEESSGIPKEMAKSLRTLLITSEADISDINFSDLESLHVLRLDSEVKELPSSIQKLIHLRDFDISNTRIEVLPDWIGEFFHLQTLRVDSSDFRIRRKLPSTIKYLINLRHLYIDWRVELPMGIGRLTSLQTLTHFPVGDENGCKIEELGSLINLKGEVQIQNLERVHDKEEAGKADLIKKSKILNLCLNWNTYGTREGETNDEDVLEGLQPHSDLRELEIWGFNGRRFPLWTQKMSVRDAPQGSWVLLNNLMSLSLSYCGECEEIPMLGHLPNLKSLWLDGLFNLKCINSSFYGMVNKDTRIVFPALERFELSFMDKLAEWAEIEISDESEVKLFPRLKYLKIEYCYRLKSVPSLGQLPNLMTLELAALYNLKCINSSFYGMVNKDTHIVFPALEKFKLHHMPKLAEWAEIEISDVSEVKLFPRLQHLQIIDCPQLMSVPSHVSSCLKSMAIDKIGVECLPADWIFSNNQTLSYLVIRECPNLREISDRWGEEESQGRSFTITSLPKFPRLTHLTIVGVPKLSLETVDAMRRLQIHGNKHINPDGVPKLRLSSLETTARLTIDECDQWSSSTEVELQKENVAATPVENQGSEPPSTSDSTPVPDAVVPKTFPVDSSSSSLSIEIKDSEAKISVKHQREIQEVDEPTSSSNAKRSMHHQESIASPIYFQEEGHYLVVLKDKHLRLELINNQSFLIGDSPSAVKPMLSLVEKDLHELPEKPNYPNSLILLLQRNKRLSLIHRSFFDTMPDLSFLDMSDTKIRNLPSSLFELSKLKVLLLRNCICLEELPHEIGKLRRMEALDLSGTELYELPDEISELTLMRSLQLSFYGPDDESEYDDLPSRLVSPSFLSELKGIEALSVSVHPEDQRWTKTVADMIKDVSRLERLSYLHFYFPQVETFESFIQTSPAWKKQSLRKFELTVGQNVKRIASRVPDEVESLFSREERCLRYVNGDKVLPLIKSALTHVTSFYLDHHTETRSLSEFDNSNFDGLKFCLVRECPKMQAILDEENAGSAFPCLEYLGIYFLWELKQVWKPAPQAGRVKRIFKTPTPLRSFEALRFLIISTCPKLCFILRESMLQCFAKLEELIVEDCERVEEIIKKENEKVKYENNALPSLRKLELRYLPELVGLGCGIRLSKEEISVYGCPKLIPNS; from the exons ATGGAAGGAGAAGCTGCTGCTGCCGTCCTTCAAACTCTAGTTCAAAACCTCATCGACCTCTCCAAGAAAGAGATCTCTCAGATCCGAGGTCTCCGCAAAGATGCAGAAAAGCTAACTAAGAGTCTCAAAACCATCCAGAAATTCTTGAACGACGCGGAGACGCGTGACATCACCAGCGGAGCTGTGAAGGACTGGCTGAAGAAGCTTGAAGACGTGGCGTTCGATGCTGACAATGTTTTGGATGAAGTCAACTATCATATTCTCTCCAAACAAATAAAGGCCACCAAACCCATGAAGGCGAAGGTACTATCACCCTTCTCATCATCCTTCAATTCTATTGCGCGTCCGAGAAAAATGGCTGTTAGAATCCAAGAAATCAATGAGAAGTTGGCATCCATTAACGAAGAAGCCACCGCGCTTGGCCTAAGAGAGAAGCTTGACAATGAGCCTGCTTTGGTTATTGCTGCTTTGGAAACTGATTCATACACTCTTGATCCAATTTTTATTGGAAGAGATGATGTTGAGTCGGAAATAGTTGAGATGATTACCAGTAGCATCACAACTGAACAAGCAGTTTTCATCCTTCCCATTGTCGGGATGGGGGGATTGGGGAAGACGACATTGACTAGGAAAGTTTTCAATCATGTAAAGATGGAGGGTCGATTTGGATCGCGTATTTGGGTGGATGTTTCTCTTGATTTTGATCCAATCATTCTTTTCAAGAAAATTCTCAAAGAGTTGACTTATTTTGATCAAGTTGAGAGTAAGCAAGATATTCTTTCAAAGCTTAAAGAAGCTTTGAAAGATAAAACTTATCTTCTTGTTCTCGATGATGTATGGAATCAAGATAGTTTGAAATGGGAAGATTTTATGAATTCTTTGTTGGGAGTTAGTTGTGACAAAGGAAACGCCATTGTTATTACTACCAGAATTATGGAGGTGGCTTCAATTATGAATACAATTCATATACATGAGTTGAAAGGCTTATTGGAGGAAGAGTGTTGGTCAATAATCAGAGAAAAAGCCTTCGGAAAAAAAGATGTTCCATCACAATTTGAGGCCATTGGGAGAAAGATTGCAAGAAGGTGTCAAGGTTTGCCATTAGCTGCCAACATAGTTGGGGGAGTGCTGCACGATAAATCTGAGGATAAATGGCGTTCAATCGAGGAGAAATGGCTTTCACCAAATGAAGGCGGAGATAATATCACAGAAATATTAAGATTGAGCTTTGATAATTTGTCTCCGCCATTCCTTAAGAAGTGCTTCGCATACTGTGCGATGTTTCCTAAAGGCTCCGAAATCATCAAACAGGAACTGATTGAGATGTGGATGGCAGAAGGTTTTCTTCAAGCTGATGGAAGGGATGACATGGAGTCCATGGGCGAACTATTTATCAACATTCTTCTGCACAACTCTTTACTGCAAGTTTTATGGGGAGATTATTACGGCATGCATGATCTTGTGCACGATTTCGCTTGTTTTGTTTCAGGTGGTAGCAGCCGAGTTCGGTACATGACTCTCGGAGACAACTATTGTGGAGAGGAATCAAGTGGTATCCCAAAAGAAATGGCAAAATCTTTGCGTACATTACTAATAACATCGGAAGCTGATATTTCTGATATCAACTTCTCAGACTTGGAAAGTTTGCATGTTTTACGTCTTGACTCTGAAGTTAAAGAGCTGCCAAGTTCGATTCAAAAGTTGATACATTTGAGAGATTTTGACATTTCAAATACAAGAATTGAAGTTTTGCCGGATTGGATTGGTGAATTCTTTCACTTGCAGACGTTGAGAGTAGACTCATCAGATTTCAGAATTAGGAGAAAACTGCCAAGTACGATTAAGTACTTGATTAACTTGAGGCATCTTTATATTGACTGGAGGGTAGAGTTGCCTATGGGAATTGGGAGATTAACTTCTCTCCAAACGCTAACCCACTTTCCAGTGGGCGACGAGAATGGCTGCAAAATTGAAGAGCTCGGAAGTTTAATTAATCTTAAAGGGGAGGTACAGATTCAGAATCTAGAAAGGGTTCATGACAAGGAAGAGGCTGGGAAAGCCGATTtaatcaaaaagtcaaaaatattgaacttgTGTTTGAACTGGAATACATATGGCACAAGAGAAGGTGAAACAAATGATGAGGATGTATTGGAAGGCCTTCAACCTCACTCAGATCTGAGGGAGTTAGAGATTTGGGGATTCAATGGCAGGAGGTTTCCATTATGGACTCAGAAGATGTCAGTTCGAGATGCGCCTCAAGGCTCTTGGGTGCTACTTAACAACTTAATGTCGTTATCACTTTCATATTGCGGAGAATGTGAAGAGATCCCAATGTTGGGGCACTTACCCAATCTCAAGTCCCTTTGGTTGGATGGATTGTTCAATTTGAAGTGTATAAATTCTTCATTCTACGGAATGGTGAACAAGGACACACGCATTGTTTTTCCAGCTCTTGAGAGGTTCGAATTGTCATTCATGGATAAGCTGGCAGAGTGGGCAGAAATAGAAATTTCAGATGAAAGTGAAGTGAAGCTATTTCCTCGCCTCAAATATTTGAAAATTGAGTATTGCTATCGATTGAAGAGTGTTCCGAGTTTGGGGCAGTTGCCCAATCTCATGACCCTTGAGTTGGCAGCATTGTACAATTTGAAGTGTATAAATTCATCATTCTACGGAATGGTGAACAAAGACACACACATTGTTTTTCCAGCTCTCGAGAAGTTCAAATTGCATCACATGCCTAAGCTGGCAGAGTGGGCAGAAATAGAAATTTCGGATGTAAGTGAAGTGAAGCTATTTCCTCGCCTCCAACATTTGCAAATTATTGATTGCCCGCAATTGATGAGTGTTCCAAGTCATGTCTCGTCATGCCTTAAAAGTATGGCGATTGATAAGATCGGTGTGGAATGTCTGCCAGCTGATTGGATATTCAGTAACAACCAGACTCTCTCTTATTTGGTTATAAGAGAGTGCCCCAATTTGAGAGAAATATCAGATAGGTGGGGAGAAGAAGAATCACAAGGAAGAAGCTTCACAATCACATCCCTCCCTAAATTCCCTCGTCTAACACATTTGACAATTGTAGGCGTTCCTAAGTTAAGTTTGGAGACTGTGGATGCAATGCGGCGCCTCCAAATTCATGGCAACAAACACATTAACCCTGACG GCGTTCCTAAGTTACGTTTGTCAAGTTTGGAGACTACGGCGCGCCTCACAATTGATGAGTGTGATCAGTGGTCAAGCTCGACAGAAGTCGAGTTGCAGAAGGAAAATGTTGCCGCCACTCCTGTAGAAAATCAAGGAAGCGAACCACCATCCACTTCAGATAGTACTCCGGTGCCTGATGCGGTGGTTCCAAAGACTTTCCCAGTCGACTCAAGCTCTTCTTCCCTTTCAATCGAAATCAAAGATAGTGAAGCAAAGATTTCTGTGAAGCACCAGAGAGAAATTCAGGAAGTGGATGAACCTACTTCTTCATCAAATGCAAAAAGAAGTATGCATCACCAGGAGAGCATTGCAAGCCCTATTTATTTTCAAGAGGAGGGACATTATTTGGTTGTTCTAAAGGATAAGCATCTGCGGCTAGAATTGATCAATAACCAGAGTTTCTTGATTGGTGATTCTCCATCTGCGGTGAAGCCGATGCTAAGTTTGGTAGAGAAAGACTTGCACGAGCTACCTGAGAAGCCAAACTACCCGAATTCGTTGATTTTACTCCTACAGAGAAACAAGCGTCTAAGCCTCATTCATCGATCATTCTTCGACACCATGCCAGATTTGAGTTTTCTGGACATGTCCGACACCAAAATCAGGAACTTACCTAGTTCGCTCTTCGAGCTCTCGAAGCTTAAAGTGTTGCTGTTGAGAAATTGTATTTGTCTCGAAGAGCTCCCCCATGAAATAGGAAAACTCAGGCGTATGGAGGCGTTGGATCTTTCGGGTACTGAACTTTATGAACTTCCCGATGAAATCAGTGAGCTTACACTTATGAGGAGCTTGCAGCTGTCTTTTTATGGACCTGATGATGAAAGTGAATACGATGATTTGCCATCTCGATTGGTTTCTCCCAGTTTTTTATCAGAGCTCAAAGGAATAGAAGCACTAAGCGTTAGCGTGCACCCTGAAGATCAACGATGGACAAAAACGGTTGCAGACATGATAAAGGATGTCAGCAGATTGGAGAGGTTGAGTTATCTTCACTTCTACTTTCCTCAAGTAGAAACGTTTGAGAGTTTCATTCAAACGAGCCCTGCGTGGAAGAAGCAGAGCTTAAGGAAGTTTGAATTGACTGTCGGCCAAAATGTGAAGCGAATTGCCTCCCGAGTCCCAGATGAAGTGGAATCTTTGTTCAGTCGAGAAGAGAGATGCTTGAGGTATGTTAATGGCGATAAGGTATTGCCATTGATTAAATCCGCACTCACTCATGTCACGTCATTCTACTTGGATCATCACACTGAAACCAGAAGCTTGTCTGAATTCGATAATTCtaactttgatggattgaaattcTGTCTCGTGAGAGAGTGTCCGAAAATGCAGGCGATTTTGGACGAGGAAAATGCAGGAAGTGCATTTCCATGTCTAGAATATTTGGGAATCTACTTCCTGTGGGAGCTGAAGCAAGTTTGGAAGCCGGCCCCACAAGCGGGGCGAGTGAAGAGAATCTTTAAGACGCCTACGCCTTTGAGAAGCTTTGAAGCTCTTAGGTTTCTCATTATCAGCACATGTCCTAAGCTATGCTTTATACTTCGGGAATCCATGCTTCAGTGTTTTGCCAAGCTAGAGGAGCTTATTGTTGAAGACTGCGAACGCGTGGAGGAGATaatcaaaaaggaaaacgagaaGGTGAAGTACGAAAACAACGCTCTTCCCAGTTTAAGGAAGCTCGAGCTTCGCTATCTGCCCGAGCTGGTTGGTCTTGGCTGTGGTATTCGTTTGTCCAAAGAAGAAATCAGTGTTTATGGTTGTCCTAAGTTGATTCCTAACTCTTAG
- the LOC130999783 gene encoding eukaryotic translation initiation factor 2A — protein sequence MAVANPPSLDILVRDHGGFTIWSGPPFSNGEPKIKLDKVPCNSTKFSDDGSKLMAIRSDSLITVYDAKNLVEIRGFQVPNLLAASISPCGTYVQTFQKSSTPQVKNVVLWKTETGESVYQAFQKNMTKATWPSIRFSSDEAVACRLATNEVQFFDAGDFSKGVVHRLRVQGIAAFELSKSPGSYVAVFVPESKGMPANVQIFSCAKESQSQPVARKSFFRCSSVQLHWNHGSKGLLIVVQSDVDKTNQSYYGETKLNYLTTDGTYEGLVPLRKEGPVHDVQWSSSGKEFAAVYGFMPAMATIFDAKCNPLLELGTGPYNTVRWNPKGKFICLAGFGNLPGDMAFWDYSEKKKLGATKAELSVTSEWSPDGRYFMTATTAPRLQVDNGIKIFHHNGSLFFKRMYDKLFQVDWKPESSDKFGDIEEVLKSVGSLKLEDTTKQGQGSKSVQPNSKPAAPQKPAAYRPPSAKAAAAVQAELFGESPTGELSKNALKNKKKREKQREKKAAEAGSGASGT from the exons ATGGCGGTTGCAAATCCTCCATCGCTAGACATCTTAGTGAGAGATCATGGGGGTTTTACTATCTGGAGCGGCCCCCCTTTCAGCAATGGGGAGCCCAAAATTAAGCTCGATAAAGTTCCCTGCAACTCCACAAAATTCAGCGACGATGGATCCAAGCTCATGGCTATTCGGTCCGATTCCTTAATTACCGTCTACGATGCCAAGAATTTGGTGGAAATTAGGGGTTTTCAAGTCCCCAATCTTCTCGCTGCCAGCATATCGCCGTGTGGGACATATGTGCAGACGTTTCAAAAATCATCCACGCCGCAGGTGAAGAACGTGGTGCTGTGGAAGACGGAGACTGGCGAATCGGTTTATCAAGCGTTCCAGAAGAATATGACGAAGGCGACATG GCCGTCAATTCGATTTAGCTCCGATGAAGCTGTGGCGTGTCGTCTGGCGACGAATGAAGTACAGTTCTTTGATGCTGGAGATTTCTCGAAAGGTGTTGTTCATCGGCTTAGAGTGCAGGGAATTGCTGCATTTGAGCTATCGAAGAGCCCTGGCTCGTATGTGGCCGTATTCGTTCCTGAATCGAAG GGGATGCCAGCCAATGTTCAAATATTTTCTTGTGCAAAGGAGTCACAGAGTCAGCCTGTTGCCCGTAAAAGTTTCTTTAGGTGTTCCTCGGTGCAATTGCATTGGAACCATGGCTCCAAGGGGCTCTTAATTGTTGTGCAGTCAGATGTTGATAAAACAAATCAAAGTTATTATGGAGAGACAAAGCTAAACTATTTGACTACGGATGGAACTTATGAGGGATTAGTGCCACTCC GTAAGGAGGGGCCTGTACACGATGTTCAGTGGTCGTCCTCTGGTAAAGAATTCGCAGCTGTTTATGGAT TTATGCCTGCAATGGCAACAATATTTGATGCAAAGTGCAATCCTCTGCTAGAGCTTGGGACAGGCCCATACAATACTGTTAGATGGAATCCTAAAGGAAAGT TTATATGTTTGGCAGGCTTTGGTAACTTACCTGGTGACATG GCATTTTGGGATTATTCGGAAAAGAAAAAACTGGGAGCTACAAAAGCCGAATTATCAGTGACAAGTGAGTGGTCCCCAGACGGACGGTATTTTATGACTGCAACAACAGCTCCGAGACTGCAGGTTGACAACGG GATCAAAATCTTCCACCACAACGGTTCGTTGTTTTTCAAGAGGATGTATGACAAGTTGTTTCAG GTAGACTGGAAACCAGAGTCATCCGATAAGTTTGGTGATATTGAAGAAGTTTTGAAGTCTGTTGGCTCGTTGAAATTGGAAGATACAACTAAACAAG GACAAGGGTCGAAATCCGTTCAGCCCAACTCAAAACCCGCTGCTCCACAAAAACCTGCTGCCTATCGCCCGCCTAGTGCTAAAGCAGCGGCTGCAGTTCAAGCGGAG CTATTCGGAGAAAGTCCTACCGG AGAACTGAGCAAGAATGCActgaaaaacaagaaaaaaagggaaaaacaaAGGGAGAAGAAGGCTGCAGAAGCCGGCTCTGGTGCCAGTGGAACTTGA
- the LOC130999784 gene encoding probable LRR receptor-like serine/threonine-protein kinase At3g47570 yields the protein MRLSYADLLNATAGFSEQNLLGAGRFGSVYKGILGVEHDQTPVAVKVLHLLVKGASKSFAAECDALRGARHRNLLKILSVCESIDFQGNDFKALVYEFKSNGSLEQWLHRCDGGSKLSVMQRLNIAVDIAQAIKYLHLGTDSVIIHGDLKPSNILLDEDMSACVGDFGLAKIVSNMVLSHDSSSSSTMIRGTIGYVPPEYGMSNSISTQGDVYSFGIVLLEMFVNKKPTDDLFQDGSNLHDFVAASLPDRVMEIVDPSLFPAGFEITNEQMNYVASILTVGLSCSKEMPKDRTSIVDVVNELSMIHKLFSTRRR from the exons ATGAGACTCTCCTACGCGGATCTCCTGAACGCCACCGCCGGATTCTCTGAGCAGAACTTGCTCGGAGCCGGGCGGTTCGGGTCCGTCTACAAGGGGATCCTCGGCGTTGAACACGATCAAACCCCCGTCGCGGTCAAGGTTCTTCACTTGCTCGTTAAAGGGGCCTCCAAGAGCTTCGCGGCGGAATGCGACGCGCTAAGAGGCGCGAGACATAGAAATCTGCTGAAGATATTGAGCGTCTGCGAGAGCATAGACTTTCAAGGGAATGATTTCAAGGCGTTGGTGTATGAGTTCAAGTCCAATGGAAGCCTAGAACAATGGTTGCACCGTTGTGATGGAGGCAGCAAGCTTAGTGTGATGCAAAGGCTCAACATTGCAGTTGATATTGCTCAGGCGATCAAGTACCTTCATTTGGGAACTGATTCTGTGATCATCCATGGTGATTTGAAGCCGAGTAACATTCTTTTGGATGAGGATATGAGTGCTTGTGTGGGTGACTTTGGATTAGCAAAGATCGTATCCAACATGGTTTTATCACatgacagcagcagcagctccacgATGATCAGAGGTACCATAGGTTATGTCCCTCCAG AATATGGCATGTCCAATTCAATTTCAACACAAGGGGATGTTTATAGCTTCGGGATTGTTCTCTTGGAGATGTTCGTGAACAAAAAACCAACTGATGATTTATTTCAAGATGGTTCCAATCTCCACGACTTTGTTGCTGCATCCTTGCCTGATCGAGTCATGGAAATTGTCGATCCATCGCTATTTCCAGCAGGATTTGAGATCACGAATGAGCAGATGAACTACGTGGCTTCTATTCTAACCGTCGGATTGTCGTGTTCGAAGGAGATGCCTAAAGATAGGACGTCGATTGTAGATGTTGTTAACGAATTGTCTATGATACACAAGTTGTTTTCTACACGAAGAAGATAG
- the LOC130999782 gene encoding disease resistance protein At4g27190-like: MVWQILQTLYQPVKDGVSYMKGKAKYVKKLEDNLTKIVAELANFYSRKRQIDQTLEESVSKERSDLYNVRITQFEVLEKRSFEYINNYRRLCHNDLPNFEAHDVSSATDVIKALQERKPTILTRKFFKLAKLSRKVSELLADISDVTDKMKQEDVLRDKKIESVQVKHDDIDLPSSTGYVERILRYLSEDGIRSIGILGAIGVGKTTILKTLNNQLKNSSMKMKFEYVIWIDCDKQRDAKDLIQDEIMGRLKLEKANSAEQNAEMISKFLWDKKYILLIDQVSSTINLDEVGIHKGHKHGRVVVASSNRKVIAPMIDEHVEIQPLSENEAFGLFKQIFGTIDDTRIEFFAECIVRSCGGLPLVIKLVAYHLKGQRNEDEWSDVKSLLQSETKAKLQNLQGVGHAYKLAYDKLDDSCKKCLLFVALFKSNYKIYKDYLVECWNAERFLEVDPLLRSARDRGATTLRELTDRYLVENHSDKHVKMPEFFRKVAAQQECVGENDGPRERMQLIGSKSNLPNDLKCNSISTLLMQHNRGLVSFEDECFREMNMLLILDLHNTKIESLPNSISYLVKLRCLYLNGCPLLEALPPGVKMLKELELLDIRGTSIRSLPDGMSEMAKLRCLRISFSKTECRRDVASTEVAMRIPLDMISSLHQLEELTIEAGCCSRGWNDIADHIVIELASLEKLSTLNFHFPKVSSLEKFAAESRSLLNTETHWGPNTLRSFNISVGCCEMKLPYGLEISRVSQERRLRFSKIKEISSVKEVLRQATSFELVGHSGVESLSEFDLKNAGTLKVCVVGHCTNMTSLVDGRKIDEMQTEILEETDCAVLQCLEKLHLFDLQKLDSIWRGPVSSGSLANLKDLTLFGCTELTTVLNHELVRALSSLEHIKVENCSKVVEIINEEIRNIPEHVDLSYILNKVKTVELVNLPMLRSICKDGSMNWKSLMTIVIASCNRLRDIHLSLRNAEKLETVGCEESWWNALHLPEEEKQRFLPHCKFLLEQTSASGVYHEGESSLHGRSTDLVASPSSSHGKEPVSHKPKNTNTPLNTEASSSLPVDNSISSH; this comes from the coding sequence ATGGTGTGGCAAATTTTGCAAACGTTGTACCAGCCTGTTAAAGACGGGGTTTCATACATGAAGGGCAAGGCAAAATATGTTAAAAAATTAGAAGACAATTTAACAAAGATCGTTGCAGAGTTGGCTAACTTTTATTCTAGGAAGCGCCAAATTGATCAAACACTTGAAGAAAGTGTGTCTAAAGAAAGAAGTGATCTATACAATGTTAGGATCACGCAGTTTGAAGTCTTGGAGAAAAGATCTTTCGAGTATATCAATAACTACCGACGACTCTGCCACAATGATCTCCCGAATTTTGAGGCTCACGACGTCTCAAGTGCAACAGACGTGATCAAGGCTCTGCAGGAGAGAAAGCCAACCATCTTGACGCGCAAGTTCTTCAAGCTTGCAAAGCTCAGTAGAAAGGTAAGTGAGCTGCTTGCTGACATCTCAGATGTCACTGACAAAATGAAACAAGAGGATGTGTTGCGCGACAAGAAGATTGAGTCGGTTCAAGTGAAACACGACGATATTGATCTTCCTTCGTCCACTGGATATGTAGAAAGAATCTTGAGGTATCTCAGTGAAGACGGCATCAGATCAATTGGTATCTTGGGGGCCATTGGAGTAGGAAAAACAACTATCCTCAAAACGTTGAAtaatcaactcaaaaattcaTCAATGAAGATGAAGTTTGAGTATGTCATTTGGATAGATTGTGATAAACAACGGGATGCAAAAGACCTGATTCAAGATGAGATCATGGGGAGACTGAAGCTAGAGAAAGCAAACAGTGCAGAACAAAATGCAGAAATGATTTCGAAGTTCCTTTGGGATAAGAAATACATTCTGTTGATCGATCAAGTCTCATCAACCATCAATTTAGACGAAGTGGGAATTCATAAAGGCCACAAACATGGCAGAGTTGTGGTCGCATCAAGTAACAGGAAAGTTATCGCACCGATGATTGATGAGCATGTTGAAATCCAGCCGCTGTCGGAGAATGAGGCGTTCGGCCTCTTCAAACAAATTTTTGGCACAATCGATGACACGCGCATTGAATTCTTTGCTGAGTGCATAGTAAGGTCGTGTGGAGGGCTGCCGTTGGTGATCAAGTTGGTAGCTTATCATTTAAAAGGGCAGAGAAATGAAGATGAGTGGAGTGATGTGAAGAGCCTTTTGCAATCCGAAACTAAAGCCAAATTGCAGAATTTGCAAGGCGTCGGACATGCTTACAAGCTAGCATATGATAAGTTAGACGACAGTTGCAAGAAGTGTCTGCTTTTTGTGGCCTTGTTCAAAAGTAACTACAAAATATACAAAGATTATCTTGTGGAATGTTGGAATGCTGAGCGCTTTCTCGAAGTTGATCCACTACTTAGAAGTGCACGAGATCGTGGAGCAACGACGTTGAGGGAGCTAACAGATCGATATCTAGTGGAAAATCACTCGGACAAACATGTTAAGATGCCAGAATTCTTCAGAAAAGTGGCTGCTCAGCAAGAATGTGTAGGTGAAAACGATGGCCCACGTGAGAGGATGCAGTTGATAGGTAGTAAGTCCAATCTACCAAATGATCTAAAATGTAACAGCATCTCAACATTGTTGATGCAACACAATCGTGGCTTGGTGTCATTTGAAGATGAGTGCTTTCGCGAAATGAATATGCTTCTCATTTTGGACCTGCACAACACAAAGATAGAATCTCTTCCAAATTCTATCTCTTACTTGGTTAAGCTAAGATGTTTATATCTGAATGGTTGTCCTCTACTTGAGGCGTTACCACCGGGAGTAAAAATGTTGAAGGAGCTCGAACTCCTTGATATTCGGGGAACTTCAATCCGTTCATTGCCAGATGGAATGAGTGAAATGGCTAAATTGAGGTGTTTGCGAATCTCATTTAGCAAAACGGAGTGCAGACGCGATGTGGCTTCTACAGAAGTGGCAATGAGGATTCCTCTTGATATGATCAGTAGTCTTCATCAGCTGGAAGAGCTGACCATTGAGGCAGGCTGCTGTAGTCGAGGCTGGAATGATATTGCTGATCACATAGTCATCGAGCTTGCAAGTTTGGAAAAGCTGAGTACTCTTAATTTTCACTTCCCAAAAGTGAGTAGTCTTGAAAAATTCGCTGCTGAGAGCCGATCACTGCTGAATACAGAGACACACTGGGGTCCAAATACTTTAAGGTCCTTCAATATTTCTGTTGGTTGTTGTGAGATGAAACTTCCATATGGTTTAGAAATCTCTCGAGTCTCACAAGAGAGACGGCTGAGATTCTCCAAGATTAAAGAAATTTCCTCGGTGAAAGAAGTGCTAAGGCAAGCCACCTCATTTGAATTAGTTGGTCACTCTGGTGTAGAGAGCTTGAGTGAATTCGACTTAAAAAATGCTGGAACATTGAAAGTTTGTGTGGTTGGGCATTGTACAAATATGACGAGTCTTGTGGATGGCCGTAAAATCGATGAGATGCAGACGGAAATCTTGGAAGAAACAGACTGTGCTGTACTTCAGTGTTTGGAGAAACTGCATTTATTTGATCTTCAAAAACTGGACTCTATTTGGAGAGGGCCTGTTTCCTCAGGAAGCCTTGCAAACTTGAAGGATCTTACATTGTTTGGTTGCACGGAATTAACTACGGTTCTCAATCATGAACTAGTGAGAGCTCTTTCAAGCTTAGAACATATAAAGGTTGAGAATTGCTCCAAGGTTGTGGAGATCATCAATGAAGAAATCCGCAATATACCAGAGCATGTTGATCTATCTTATATCTTAAACAAGGTGAAGACTGTCGAACTGGTAAACTTGCCAATGCTAAGAAGCATATGCAAAGATGGCTCCATGAATTGGAAGTCACTGATGACAATTGTCATAGCAAGTTGCAACAGATTGAGAGATATTCATTTGAGTTTGAGAAACGCGGAGAAGTTGGAAACGGTTGGATGTGAAGAGAGTTGGTGGAATGCACTTCACTTGCCAGAGGAAGAAAAACAACGTTTCCTTCCTCATTGCAAGTTTCTTTTGGAACAAACATCAGCCAGTGGAGTCTATCACGAAGGAGAGTCATCTTTACATGGAAGATCAACTGATCTTGTGGcatcaccatcatcatcacACGGCAAAGAGCCTGTTTCTCATAAGCCAAAGAACACCAACACTCCACTAAACACAGAAGCATCGTCATCCCTTCCGGTGGATAATTCAATATCCTCTCATTAG